A single Camelus ferus isolate YT-003-E chromosome 3, BCGSAC_Cfer_1.0, whole genome shotgun sequence DNA region contains:
- the NUDT12 gene encoding peroxisomal NADH pyrophosphatase NUDT12, whose product MSSVQRSPKQEIISQFHYSAAEGDIARLTVILSHSPSLLNETSENGWTALMYAARNGHPDVVQFLLEKGCDRSIVNKSRQTALDIAKFWGYKHIANLLANAKGGKKPWFLTTEVEECENYFSRTLLDRKSEKRNNFDWLLAKESHPATVYILFSDLNPLVTLGGNKESFQQPEVRLCQLNYTDVKDYLAQPEKITLIFLGVELEMKKELFNYAGGVSREEDDGLVAWFALGIDPVAAEDFKQRHENCYFLHPPMPALLQLKEKEAGVVAQARSILAWHSRYKFCPTCGSATKIEEGGYKRVCLKEGCPSLHGVHNTSYPRVDPVVIMQVIHPDGTKCLLGRQKRFPPGMFTCLAGFIEPGETIEDAVRREVEEESGVKVGHVQYVSCQPWPMPSSLMIGCLAVAVSTEIKVDKNEIEDARWFTREQVVDVLTKGKQQAFFVPPSRAIAHQLIKHWIGMNPNL is encoded by the exons atgtcTTCTGTACAAAGAAGTCCAAAGCAAGAAATAATTTCCCAATTTCACTATTCAGCTGCAGAAGGAGATATTGCCAGGTTAACAGTGATACTCAGtcattctccatctcttctcAATGAAACTTCTGAAAATGGCTGGACTGCTTTAATGTATGCTGCAAGAAATGGGCACCCAGATGTTGTCCAATTTCTACTTGAGAAAGG GTGCGACAGATCCATTGTCAATAAATCAAGGCAGACTGCACTGGATATTGCTAAGTTTTGGGGTTATAAGCATATAGCTAACTTACTAGCTAATGCTAAAGGTGGGAAGAAGCCTTGGTTCCTAACCACTGAAGTGGAagaatgtgaaaattattttagcaGGACACTACTGGACcggaaaagtgaaaaaagaaataattttgactGGCTATTAGCAAAAGAAAGCCATCCAGCCACAGTTTATATCCTTTTCTCAGATTTAAATCCCTTGGTTACTCTAGGTGGCAATAAAGAAAGTTTCCAGCAGCCAGAAGTCAGGCTCTGTCAGCTGAACTACACAGATGTAAAGGATTATTTGGCTCAGCCTGAGAAGATCACCTTGATTTTCCTTGGAGTAgaacttgaaatgaaaaaagagttaTTTAATTATGCTGGGGGAGTCTCAAGAGAAGAAGATGATGGATTGGTTGCCTGGTTTGCTTTAGGTATAGACCCTGTTGCCGCCGAAGACTTTAAGCAAAGACATGAAAACTGTTACTTTCTTCATCCTCCAATGCCAGCTCTTCtgcaattgaaagaaaaagaagctg GTGTTGTAGCTCAAGCAAGATCTATTCTTGCCTGGCACAGTCGATATAAGTTCTGCCCAACCTGTGGAAGTGCAACTAAAATTGAAGAAGGTGGCTATAAAAGAGTATGCTTAAAAGAAGGCTGTCCTAGCCTTCACGGTGTGCACAATACATCATACCCAAGAGTTG aTCCAGTAGTAATCATGCAAGTTATTCATCCAGATGGGACCAAATGTCTTTTAGGCAGGCAGAAAAGATTTCCCCCAGGCATGTTTACTTGCCTTGCTGGATTTATTGAACCTG GGGAAACAATAGAAGATGCTGTTCGGAGAGAAGTAGAAGAGGAAAGTGGAGTCAAAGTTGGCCATGTTCAGTATGTCTCTTGTCAGCCATGGCCAATGCCCTCCTCATTAATGATTGGTTGCTTAGCTGTGGCAGTGTCAACAGAAATTAAAGTTGACAAGAATGAAATAGAGGATGCCCGCTGGTTCACTAGAGAACAG GTTGTGGATGTTCTGACCAAGGGGAAGCAGCAGGCATTCTTTGTGCCACCAAGCCGAGCTATTGCACATCAATTAATCAAACACTGGATTGGAATGAACCCCAATCTCTAA